A genomic region of Torulaspora delbrueckii CBS 1146 chromosome 7, complete genome contains the following coding sequences:
- the RTT102 gene encoding Rtt102p (similar to Saccharomyces cerevisiae RTT102 (YGR275W); ancestral locus Anc_5.24) has protein sequence MNSLIDRANSTSYFGVAEKKCHWKYDWYATTSPETSSGSHTHANADSSRGNEDGKHSLRFKTWLRSDMPVFGGWPDIEKSDLFDLSKYTTNANSSSTKAKNGHTINTGAVGDSMTEEDIRGAVGNSESMITLSSSAANANAAQPDSTASADTKEEPKVQAEHVMNANNEDEKPQAADVEGDVNME, from the coding sequence ATGAATTCTCTGATAGATAGAGCCAATAGTACAAGCTACTTTGGAGTTGCAGAAAAAAAGTGCCATTGGAAATACGACTGGTATGCTACAACTTCTCCCGAGACAAGCAGTGGGAGTCATACACACGCGAATGCAGACTCTAGTCGTGGCAACGAGGATGGTAAGCATTCACTGAGGTTCAAGACTTGGCTGCGCTCCGATATGCCAGTTTTTGGTGGTTGGCCAGATATAGAGAAATCGGACCTCTTCGACCTTTCAAAATACACTACAAATGCCAACAGCAGCTCAACCAAAGCAAAAAACGGTCATACAATTAATACGGGGGCTGTTGGTGACAGTATGACTGAGGAAGATATCAGGGGTGCCGTTGGAAATTCCGAATCTATGATCACTTTATCGAGCTCCGCAGCTAACGCTAATGCGGCACAACCAGATTCAACTGCCTCTGCAGACACCAAGGAGGAGCCAAAGGTGCAAGCCGAGCACGTAATGAATGCAAAtaatgaggatgaaaagCCTCAGGCTGCAGATGTTGAAGGCGATGTGAACATGGAGTAA
- the TAF1 gene encoding histone acetyltransferase (similar to Saccharomyces cerevisiae TAF1 (YGR274C); ancestral locus Anc_5.25) — MSATQKGKKQKGEDLSNEDDAYGAIFEGEFGTLEIGNYIGQGEETETKHLPDAIDFEDEDELADEELPDEEISRPGRSITTGLEDGGLAMSGNTGHDHVNDFMGRDMPGADYDGGNNALFMGMESGQGVYMERNHSFGAYNAAETQQQQQQQEKLQIEQQKLRQQQRLLKEAERKAKEDKSLLRSYFPDFKKGKVLKWNRLLYRRAGKYAWAFENSTTRKNLDPLIPLDLNLRVQPDQKRLFNTKDNVWKSSSSLVPSNSNRRQRRGIVTVTLDEIYPEVHHEEKKDHHTHEISEELLIATDDWDQERIINEGAVSTKNQANLTQYPLKEDDQDWDWDEDDLVDAKLNDNRARLDMNDEQLLLIKETTTRKSESAKANLLPLNEKGLVQKFNISNDVEYNVLRRNHQTKVRATISNLNIDHSQPAIRLQSPYYKVNMPKRDLRHFHRPNFGKSIRPGTNIVFSKLKVRKRKRDKGKEVKESFSSTQDLTVGDTAPVFLLEYTEQTPIVLSKFGMANKLINYYRKMNEQDASRPKLPVGETHVLGVQDKSPFWNFGFVEPGHIVPTLYNNMVRAPVFKHDVSGTDFLLVRSSGNGVSNRFYLRPINHLFAVGQTFPVEEVPGPNSRKVTSMRTTRLRMVVYRILNRTPSQAISIEPIARHFPDQDYGQNRQKIKEFMKYQREGSDKGLWKLKDGEPLLDNENAKKLISPEQVSEVESMNQGLQFQEDSEFFNFDEKLLKLEENLLPWNATKNFVNATQMRAMIQIHGAGDPTGCGEGFSFLKTSMKGGFLKSGNENAKDKSSGGHSYNVAEQQRAYEEEISKTWYTHAKSLSITNPFEEIEDPDEINPTNRHVLTNRSDGKVLRIVRKKRDENGIIQRQTVVIRDPRVIKGYLRSKEKRREANLDVEKLLDEESTAVNNVEDIEMQKKLLQSELASLEKSQQRRAARQVTKSKSDGKVAKSKNTTRRCARCGQVGHIRTKKSCPMYDGTLGSSQGNNIGEDGTPAAPEVPIASPQETSQ, encoded by the coding sequence ATGAGTGCTACTCAGAAAGGGAAGAAGCAGAAAGGTGAGGATCTATcaaatgaagatgatgccTATGGCGCtatctttgaaggtgaGTTTGGGACTTTAGAGATTGGAAACTACATTGGCCAGGGTGAAGAAACAGAGACGAAACATTTGCCCGATGCGATAGACtttgaggatgaggatgagtTAGCCGATGAAGAGCTACCTGACGAAGAAATATCTAGACCAGGTCGTTCGATTACTACAGGATTGGAGGATGGAGGTCTTGCCATGAGTGGGAATACTGGTCACGACCATGTGAACGATTTTATGGGCCGCGATATGCCTGGAGCGGATTACGATGGAGGTAATAATGCCCTATTTATGGGGATGGAAAGTGGTCAGGGCGTATATATGGAACGAAACCACTCATTCGGAGCCTATAACGCCGCAGAAAcgcaacaacaacaacaacagcaagAGAAATTACAAATAGAACAGCAGAAATTACGACAGCAGCAGCggcttttgaaagaggcAGAGAGGAAGGCAAAGGAGGACAAATCTTTGTTGCGGAGCTACTTCCCAGATTTTAAGAAAGGGAAAGTCCTGAAGTGGAATAGACTGTTGTATAGGAGAGCTGGAAAATATGCCTGGGCTTTTGAAAATAGTACAACTAGGAAGAATCTCGATCCACTGATACCGTTGGACTTAAATCTGCGCGTCCAGCCAGATCAAAAAAGATTGTTTAACACTAAGGACAACGTATGGAAATCCTCATCATCTCTGGTGCCCTCAAATTCTAACCGGCGACAACGTCGTGGTATCGTTACGGTTACGCTGGATGAGATTTATCCAGAAGTGCATCACGAAGAGAAAAAAGATCATCATACGCATGAAATATCTGAAGAATTATTGATCGCTACTGATGATTGGGACCAAGAGCGTATAATCAATGAAGGAGCAGTATCAACCAAAAATCAGGCTAACCTTACGCAATATCCATTGAAGGAGGACGACCAAGATTGGGATTGGGATGAGGATGATCTTGTGGATGCCAAATTGAACGACAATCGGGCTAGGTTGGATATGAATGATGAACAGCTGTTGCTCATAAAGGAAACTACAACAAGGAAGAGCGAGAGTGCCAAAGCCAATCTTTTGCCCTTGAATGAAAAGGGTCTGGTACAAAAGTTCAATATTTCAAACGATGTCGAATATAATGTGCTTAGACGCAATCATCAAACGAAGGTACGTGCGACTATTTCCAATCTCAATATCGATCATTCACAGCCAGCTATTCGTCTTCAGTCTCCTTACTATAAGGTCAATATGCCCAAGAGAGATTTAAGGCACTTCCACAGACCAAATTTCGGTAAGAGCATAAGACCTGGAACAAATATTGTGTTCAGCAAGCTGAAAGTACGGAAGAGGAAACGTGATAAGGGAAAGGAGGTCAAGGAGTCGTTTTCTTCTACACAGGATCTGACAGTTGGAGATACAGCACCGGTTTTCCTCTTAGAGTATACTGAACAGACACCGATAGTATTGTCAAAATTCGGTATGGCCAATAAGCTAATCAACTATTATAGAAAGATGAACGAGCAAGATGCGTCGCGTCCTAAATTGCCAGTGGGTGAAACTCACGTCCTAGGTGTGCAGGATAAATCACCATTTTGGAACTTTGGTTTTGTCGAACCCGGTCACATAGTACCGACACTGTACAACAATATGGTTCGTGCCCCAGTTTTCAAGCATGATGTTTCTGGCACTGATTTTCTACTGGTTAGAAGCTCAGGAAATGGGGTTAGTAACCGGTTTTACCTGAGACCTATCAATCATTTATTTGCTGTAGGTCAAACTTTCCCAGTGGAAGAAGTCCCAGGTCCGAACTCGAGAAAAGTTACTTCAATGAGGACGACAAGATTGCGAATGGTTGTTTACCGTATACTGAACAGAACTCCTTCACAGGCCATATCAATCGAGCCCATAGCAAGACATTTCCCCGATCAAGATTATGGACAGAACAGACAAAAAATAAAGGAATTCATGAAATATCAACGAGAAGGTTCTGACAAAGGGTTGTGGAAGCTAAAAGATGGAGAACCGCTACTTGATAACGAAAATGCCAAAAAGCTAATATCGCCAGAACAAGTATCAGAAGTTGAGTCAATGAATCAAGGTTTGCAATTCCAAGAAGACAGCgagtttttcaactttgatgagaaacTTTTAAAATTAGAAGAGAACTTGCTTCCCTGGAATGCAACCAAGAATTTCGTTAATGCAACCCAAATGCGTGCAATGATACAAATACACGGCGCTGGTGATCCTACTGGTTGTGGTGAAGGGTTTTCATTTTTGAAGACATCGATGAAAGGTGGTTTTCTCAAATCTGGGAATGAAAATGCTAAGGATAAAAGCTCCGGTGGTCATAGTTACAACGTTGCAGAACAACAAAGGGCATATGAGGAGGAGATAAGCAAGACATGGTATACACACGCAAAGAGTTTAAGTATTACAAATCcctttgaagaaattgaagatcctGATGAAATTAACCCAACGAATCGCCATGTCTTAACGAATAGAAGTGATGGGAAAGTTTTGAGAATTGTGCGCAAGAAAAGGGATGAAAATGGCATCATTCAAAGACAGACAGTTGTGATCAGAGATCCTCGTGTGATCAAAGGTTACTTGAGAAGTaaagagaagagaagagaagcCAACTTGGACGTTGAAAAActacttgatgaagaaagcacAGCGGTCAATAACGTCGAGGATATTGAGatgcaaaagaagctgCTACAAAGTGAATTGGCAAGTTTGGaaaaatctcaacaaagaaggGCTGCTCGTCAAGTTACAAAAAGTAAATCTGACGGCAAGGTTGCCAAGAGCAAGAAcacaacaagaagatgtgCCAGATGCGGACAGGTTGGCCACATAAGGACTAAGAAATCCTGTCCGATGTACGATGGTACTCTCGGTTCAAGTCAAGGAAATAATATTGGGGAGGATGGCACGCCAGCTGCACCAGAGGTTCCGATAGCATCACCGCAGGAAACAAGCCAGTGA
- the LIP1 gene encoding sphingosine N-acyltransferase subunit LIP1 (similar to Saccharomyces cerevisiae LIP1 (YMR298W); ancestral locus Anc_5.26), whose protein sequence is MARRKAQINNLFICTVICLSIIAAVEYFKYGTRINYEWFHCTPVVEKIGTPESSVIMLSSRGGPSCDKRGEFKTIVKRISRDFEPNNEHLSFCIKENLEVPPVHYPIHENKGLPGYIAYAGYDKDYSLVKEMCADTQIYHF, encoded by the coding sequence ATGGCCAGACGTAAAGCTCAAATCAATAATCTGTTTATATGTACCGTTATATGTTTGTCAATTATAGCGGCCGTTGAATATTTCAAGTACGGTACTAGGATCAATTACGAATGGTTCCATTGCACACCGGTCGTCGAAAAGATTGGTACACCAGAGAGCTCAGTGATTATGCTCTCATCTCGTGGGGGTCCTAGCTGTGATAAGAGAGGCGAGTTCAAGACTATTGTTAAGAGAATCTCTAGGGATTTCGAACCAAACAATGAACATTTATCCTTCTGTATAAAGGAGAATTTGGAGGTCCCACCAGTGCATTATCCAATCCATGAGAATAAAGGCCTACCAGGCTACATTGCGTATGCTGGTTATGACAAGGATTACAGTTTAGTTAAGGAGATGTGCGCTGATACACAAATTTATCACTTTTAA